The genomic segment CGCGCACGGCGTCCATGTCCAGGCCCCGGATCTGCTCGATGAGCTGGTCCAGTACGGCGGCCGGGAGCGCGCCGGACTCCCGGAAGACCGGGCTGCCGTCGCGGAAGGCCATCAGGGTGGGGATGGCCTGGCCCAACCCGCCCAGAAGGCCGACGCCGAGCTCGCCTCCGCACCCACCTTCAGCCGCGAGGAGGAGCGGATGGCCCGTGACCTGTACGCGGCCCTCGCCAAGAAGTACGACGACGCACTGCCATTCAGCCGCATCACCCTGTCCGAGCAGCGCCACTTCGACGCAGTGGGCACCCTGATGACCCGCTACGGCGTAGCGGACCCATCCGCCGGCAAGGCCGCCGGGAAGTATGCCGACGAGGACATCCAGAAGCTCTACGCCGGATGGCTGGCGCAGGGCAGCAAGTCCCTGGAGGACGCCCACCAGGGGGGCATCGACCTGGAGAAGAGGGACATCGCCGACCTCCAGCGGGAGCTCAAGGCCGTCAAACAGTCCAACGTGAAGCTGGTCCTCGAGCGCCTCCTGGCCGGCTCCGAGAACCACCTGCGCGCCTTCACAGCCGCCAAGGACGGAACCCTCGGGCAGATGGGAGGCCGACAAGGTCGTCGCGGCGGGCAGGACATGGGCCGCAGCGGCCAGGCCGGCCAGCGGGGTGGCAAGGGCATGGGCATGCGAGCTGGAGGCGGACAGGGCCTCAGCAGCCGACGAAGGTCGGGCACCGCAATCAGGACTCCGGCGGCCGCGGCCACCTGGACGGCCCCCATGACCGGGTTGTAGCTGACGGCACCTCCTCCCACTGCGGGAAAGATGACCCAGAGCCCCAACAGCGCGAGGGCGACCGGGGCGAGCCATGCACGGGCCACGCGTAGCCAGGCGCCCGCCTCGCCAGCCGGTGCTCGGGAACGGCTCACGTCGCCGACCGTCATGTCACCCCCAGCCTTGCTGCGTGCCGAATGGCGTTGCTCCCATGCTCCACCCGCGCGGGGCCAGCTGCGCCGTACCACCTGGCTGACACCAAACTGGTGGGCGCGTCAGCAGGGCCCGGGTCCATGTGGAGTTCCACGTGAAACCCGGGCCCTTGCCCTCACCGACGGCCGAGCCTGTCGAGGCCCCTGCAGGCGGTTACTTCTTGCCCTCGGTGTCGCCGGCGGAGTCGATGTCCGGGCGGGTGGAGATGCTCATCACCAGCGGCTTGTTGACCTCAGCGAAGAAGTCATTGCCCTTGTCGTCGACGACGATGAAGGCCGGGAAGTCCTCCACCTCGATGCGCCACACGGCCTCCATGCCCAGCTCGGGGTACTCCAGCACCTCGACCTTCTTGATGCAGTCCTGGGCCAGACGGGCGGCGGGGCCACCGATCGAGCCCAGGTAGAAGCCGCCGTGCTTGGCGCACGCGTCGGTGACCTGCTGCGAGCGGTTGCCCTTGGCCAGCATCACCATCGAGCCGCCGGCGGCCTGGAACTGGTCCACATAGGAGTCCATCCGGCCGGCCGTGGTCGGGCCGAAGGAGCCGGACGCCATGCCCTCGGGGGTCTTGGCGGGGCCGGCGTAGTAGACCGGGTGGTCCTTCATGTACTGCGGCATCTCCTCGCCGGCCTCCAGGCGCTCACGGATCTTGGCGTGGGCGATGTCGCGGGCCACGACCAGCGTGCCGGTGAGGCTCAGGCGGGTCTTGACCGGGTGCTTGCTCAGCTCGGCCAGGATCTCGGACATCGGCTTGTTCAGGTCCACCTTCACCGCGGCACCCTTGCCGGTGCCGGAGATGCCGTCGCTCTCGGCATCCAGCTCGGCGTCGACGTGGTCGGGCAGGTACTGGGCCGGCTCGAACTCCAGCTGCTCGATGAAGACGCCGTCCTTGGTGATCTTGGCCTTGCACTGGCGGTCGGCCGAGCAGGACACGGCGATCGCGACGGGCAGCGAGGCGCCGTGACGGGGCAGGCGCACCACGCGGACATCGTGGCAGAAGTACTTGCCGCCGAACTGGGCGCCGATGCCGAGCTTGCGGGTGAGCTCCAGCACGTTCTCCTCGAGCTCGTGGTCGCGGAAGCCGTGGCCGGTGATGTCGCCATGCTCGGGCAGGGTGTCCAGGTACTTGGCCGAGGCGTACTTGGCGGTGCGCAGGGCCCACTCGGCCGAGGTGCCGCCGATCACGATGGCCAGGTGGTAGGGCGGGCAGGCCGCCGTACCCAGGCTGCGGATCTTCTCCTCGAGGAACTTCATCATCGAGTCGGGGTTCAGGATCGCCTTGGTCTCCTGGTACAGGTAGCTCTTGTTCGCCGAGCCACCACCCTTGGCCATGAACAGGAACTGGTACTCGTCGACGTCGTGGCCGGTGGCGGCCTCGATGTCGATCTGCGCCGGCAGGTTGGAGCCCGTGTTCTTCTCTTCCCACATGGTGATGGGGGCATTCTGCGAGTAGCGCAGGTTCAGCTTGGTGTAGGCGTTGTAGACGCCCAGGGCCAGGGCCTTCTCGTCGGGGCCCTCGGTGAGCACGTGCTGGCCGCGGTGACCGGAGACGATGGCCGTGCCGGTGTCCTGACACATGGGCAGCACGCCACCGGCGGCGATGTTGGCGTTCTTCAGCAGGTCGAGCGCGACGAACTTGTCGTTGGGGCTGGCCTCGGGATCGTCCATGATCTTCTTCAGCTGGCCCAGGTGCGCGGGGCGCAGGTAGTGCGCGATGTCGTGCATGGCGGTCTCGGCCAGCAGGGTGAGGGCTTCGGGCGCGACCTCCAGGAACTTGCGTCCGCCGGGCCCCTCGACCTCCTTCACGCCTTCGGTGGTCAGCAGGCGGTAGGGCGTCTCGTCCTTGCCGAGCGGCAGCATGTCCTCATAGGCAAACTCAGCCATCTTCACTCCTTCGTTGCGGGCTACCTCCAGTCTGTCACGAGGCCTCGGCGACGGGGAGCGCGGGTGAGCCTCAGTGGAGACTGCTGGCGACGCGCTGCATGGCCTTGTCCACGGTCGCCAGAGGCGTGTCCAGCGTCGCGCCGGTGATCACCAGGGTCCCCTCACCCCGGGCCGCACACTGCACGGTGGTGGTGTAGCCGTTGTCCTGCACCCGATGGGCGACACCAGCCACGCCACCGATCACGGGCACGGTGGACAGCTTGCTGGGTGTCCCGCTGCCCAGCTGCCGGGTGCATTCCTCCTCGATCGAGCCGTCGACACGCTCGACGTGACTGACTGCCAAAGTGGCGTTTGGATCCTTGTCCAGTATGAAGCTGGCGGAGTCCGCATCGCCCTGGTCCGCGATCTCGCTCCATCCTGACGGCAGGGTGAAGGTGCCGAAGTCCCGGGTGACCTGCAGGCTGCCGTCCTCGGCCGGCTGTGCGGGCTCGACGACGGCAGGCGGCACGACCTCCCGGTAGGCGTCCAGCCCAAAGCTGAACAGTGCCAGTCCGGCAAAGGCCAGGCCCGCGACGAGCAGTGCCCCGAACTGGCCCTTGGCCTTGCGGGCCATGTTCTGCTGCGTGGCGGTCTGCGCGCGACCAGTGGCAGGCCCTCCCGGCAGTTGCGGCGCCCGCCATCCGGGGGCGGACTGCTGTGGTTGCGGCAGGCTCCCGGGATGCTGCTGGAGACCCAGTACCTGTCCGGCCATCGGGTCGTGCGGCACCAGGGGCTGGGTGACCAGCGGTTTCGGGGCCAGCAGACCGGCCTGTCCGCCCATGCGCTCCACCGGCAGGACCGGCTCGTGGTCCTCCTCGTCGAGGTCTTCCAGCACCTGCGCCACCGCTCCGGACGGCTTGGGCTGAGGCTGTGACGCGGCTGGGGGCTGCCACGTGGGCGATCCGGTACTCGAGAGGCTGCTGGTGGCCGAGGTGAGGCTGGAGACCGTGCTCGGTTCTCGCCAGCCGCGCAGGGACAGGGTCGAGCTGGGGCCGACGAAGCTCCATCCCTCGCCGACACGTCGTACGGCCCGGGACTGCTCGTCGGCGTACCCGTCGTCATCCATGACTACCTCCCGGCTCTCTGCTCGCCATGATTCCACCACTCGGGTGCGACGCCCCGGCGAGCAGCCGGGTTCCCGGCCCCTCGACAAGCTCGGGGACCGGGGAACCAGGTTCGGGGACCGAAGCCCCGGGGGTCACTCCTCGGCGTCGTCGGCCTTCTCGGCATCCTTCTCCGCGCGCAGTTCCTCGGAGGCGGCCTTCTCCTCGGCCTTCTCCTCACGCACCAGGGTGGTGAGGATCTTCACGACCTCCTTGGCGACGCCGGCGGCCGACGCCGGGTTCTGCCCCGTGACCAGCAGGTCATCAACGCTGACACACTCTTCCCAGTCCTCGGCCTGCACCAGGTTGGCCCCCTGGGCCTCCAACTCACTGGACAGCAGGAAGGGCATCACGTCGGTGCGCCCCAGACGCTCCTCCTCGGAGTCGGTGAAGGCGGAGACCTTGCGCCCCTCCACGAGGCGCAAGCCATTGGCGAGTTCGACGTCGAGTAGCCCGGCCGGCCCGTGGCAGACGGCGGACACGACGGCACCCGCATCGGCGACGGCCTTCACCAGACGACCAAGGTGCTCATTGCCACGGAAGTCCACCATCGTGCCGTGGCCCCCCACCAAGTAGATCGCGTCGTACTGGTCAGCCTCGACGAACTCCACTTTCGCGGTGTTGTGGAGGCCCGCCTTCACCGCCTCGTCCTCCTCGAAGAGTTCGGTGATCTCGTCCCGGCGGCTGTTCGGGTCCACCGGTGGCGTGCCCCCCTTGATGGAGGCGAAGTCCACCACATGCCCGGCATCGCGGAAGACCTTCCACGGGTGCGCGGCCTCGCTGAGGGTGTATCCGGTGGGATTGCCGGCGATCTCGTCGGCGCTGGTCAGGACAAGCAATACCTTCTTCATTTGCCCAGCAAAGCGGCCTCGGCCCCAGGAGTCCAGCTTCTACGCGCCCAGTGAACACCCCCGTCGACCGGTTCGGGGAAGGAGTGCGCAATGCCCCGGTACCTCTCGTCGAGTACCGGGGCATTGCCTCTCCTGCAGTCAGTCGGCCGGTAAGGACGGCTCAGTGCTGTTCAGTCCTTCTTGCGGCCGAGGAAGGTCGACAGGAAGACGATTCCGCAGATGCCAGCACCCGCGGCAAGGGGCGAGAAGCCATCGCCCTGGTCGCCGGTGTGGGGCAGCGCCACGGGACGCTCGGCCGTGGTCTGCTCGGCCGGGGTCTGCGACAGCTGCGGATCTGCAGGTGTCTGTGCGACGGGCTTGGCCGCCTCGGGCTTGGGAGCCGGGGTCACCTCGTCATCGTCTGCGGGAGCCGACGGTTCGTCGGTCGGATCATTCGGCAGTGGAAGGTCGCTGGGGCACTCGCCGGGCTTCTCGTTGCCGGGGGCCGGGGTCTCACACGGAGTGGGAGCCGGGGTCTCGGACGGAGCGGGAGTCTCACTCGGCTCGGGCGTCGGGGCCGGAGTCTCACTCGGCTCCGGCGTCGGAGCGGGAGTCTCGCACTCGTCGCCGACGATGATGTGGCTGTCCACGACGATGGCGTAGTCCTCGCCGGGCTCCAAGGTGTCACCCAGGCTGTCGATCTGCTCCTGGGTGCCACGGTAGAGATCGGTCTGCACCACGCGACCGCACGGGATCTCACTGTTCACCGGAATGCGGGTCTGGGTGTAGGGCCACGGGTTGTTGGGATCGGCACCCTCGGGCAGGATCCACCACATCTCGACCTCGACGACCTCCGAGTCCTTGGCGGGCTTCGGGGTCTCACTCTGGGGCGGCTCCGCCGGCTTGCTGGTCTCGACCGGCTTGGCGGGCTCGGCCGGAGCACTCGGCTCCGCGGTGGCGGTCTGCGTGGGCTCGGCGGGCTTGTTGGTCTCTACGGGCTTCGTGGCCTACTCGGGCGCAGTGGTCTGGGCTGGGGCAGTGGTCTGGGCTGGAGCAGTGGTCTGGGCTGGAGCAGTGGTCTCGACGGTGCTGGGGCCACTGGGAGTGGCTCCACCATTCTCGTCCGCGAGTGCCGTGCTGGCACCGAACCAGCTGCCACTGGCAAGAACCAGGGCCCCGACGCAGGACGCCGAACGAATGTAAGTACGGGTGGTGGAGTGCATCAATGCAGTCCTTCCTGACAGGACGTGAATTGACGCGCTCCCCCCGAGCGCTGGACCTCAATTCACTCATTGTCCGCCCGATGACTCTCACCGCCCCCCGGCGGCGTCCCCCGAGCGCATCGCGGACAACTGTTTTACATCCTTGCTGAGAAATGAACCACTGGCCATAGTTGATGCAATTCCCGTGACTAGGCCTTTCATCGTAAATGACCTAGTCGCAGGGAAACTGATGAAAACCCTCGATGGATCAAAAGATCGTTTTCATCTGGGGATTTATTTGGAGCGTAATAAATATATTCCCTAGAAATATGACGTCCGTCATTTATATTCCGGGAAGGAGGCGTTGCCTCAACTCCCAATTCAGACCGTGGCGCTCTGGTGCACGCTGCATACAGCGGCCGTCTTGCGCGCCAAGGGAAGGGTCACCTCGAAGCACGCGCCAATCCGACGAGCACGTCCTGCCTCGTCCACGACCTCGGTGTCCGGCTGGTCGACGTAGACCACGTCCCCACCATGGGCCCGCGCGTAACCCCGGGCGATGGGCAGACCGAGGCCAGAGCCCTTGGTGGTCGTCGCGGTACTGGACAGGCGGACCAGACGGTCGAAGACGCGTTCCTGGTCCTCGGCAGGAATGCCCTGGCCGGAGTCGATCACGCGGAGCACCGCCATCTCCACCAGGTTCTGGTCACGCCGCGTGCTGAGCGCCATCAGGATCCAGCCCTCGGGTGCGGACACACGTCCCGCATTGTCCACCAGGTTGCGCAGCACACTGGTGATGCCCTGACGGTCCGCCATCACCAGGAGATTCTCCCCCTGGACCATGACCTCCAGCCGAGGATGCACCAGGGCGAGCCGGCGCTGCTCCGCCAGGGCGAGGTCTCCCAGGTCCAGAAGTTCCAGGTTCAGCTTCGGGCCGGCGTCCACCCGGGCCGCCTCCAAGAGACTGTTGACCAGATGCCCACCACGGCTCGCCTCGCGTCCCAGCAGGAAGGCCAGCTGCTCCCGCTCCTCGTCGGCGTCCTCGGGCAACTGGATCAGGGACTCCGCGGCGGCCTGGATGCCCGCCATCGGGGTCTTCAGTTCGTGGGCGGCATCCGACAGGAAAACCTGCATCTGTTCCGCCGAGGCCCGGGCCTGCGCCTCCGCCGCCCGAGCGCGGATCTCGGCGCCCTCGAGCTCGTCGAGCATCTCGTCGATGGCCGCGGCCGTGCGCCCCAACTCCGTGGTCTCCGAAGGGGCAGCCATCCGGATGCCGCGCTCGCCCTCCGTGATCCGGTTCGCCCGGTCCGCCATCACCTCGAGGGGTTTCAGCGCGACATCGGTGATCACCACGGTCAGCAGGCTGGCACCCACGATCCCCAACAGGCCCACCAGGAGCAGCGAGGTGTCCAGGGAACGGCGGGCGTTCACGACGGAATCCGTCGACTCCCACACCGTCACCTCGGCGCCATGGAGGTTTCGCGAGGTGTCGAGCACCTCTCGCACATATCGGATCCGCTCCTGCGGAGCGACGCTGCCGATGATGGTCCCGTCCGGCATCTTCACACTCACGTGCATGTTCCCGCGCTGCACCTGCTGCGCGAGCTCTCCCGGTTCGATCTGACCCTTCGCCAGGGTCTGCGCCCGCGCAGAGGCCTCCGACAGGCGCGTTTCCATGTCGCTGATCTGGCGGTTCATGAAGACGGCGTCTGTCACGACGCCAACCCCCAGCATGGTGAGCACCAGCACCACGAACATGGCCGCCAGTACTCGAGACCGGATCGACCGGCGACCGATCACGTAGTCCCCAGCCGATACCCTCGCCCGCGCACCGTGTGGATCACACGCGGTCCATGGGCCTCGAGCCGGCGTCGGAGGCTGGAGATGTGCACCTCGACGATGTTCTCGTCATAGCCGTCATATCCCCAGACAGCCGTGAGGAGCTGGGTCTTCGACACCACGCGCTCAGGGTGCTTGGCCAGCTGGCTCAACAGACGTCGCTCTGTCTCGGTCAGGTCAATCGTGGTCCCGTTGCGGCTGACGATGGCGGCGTCGTCGGCAACCGTCAGGTCACCGATCGTCACGCTGCTGCCCATCGCGCCGGTGCGACGCAGGATGGCCTCGATCCGGGCCATCAGCTCAACCATGGCGAACGGCTTTGCCAGATAGTCGTCCGCGCCCTGGCTCAGGCCGCGGATCCTGTCCGTCATCTCGTCACGCGCAGTCAGCATCAGAACACCCGCGCGTGAGAGCTTGCGCACCACGCCAAGAAGTTCGAATCCGTCCCGCCCCCCGGGAAGCATGACGTCGAGGATGACCAGATCGGGCTGACTGGAGGTGATCGCTCGCTCCAGGTCAGTTCCGTCCGGCAAGGCCTGTGCCAGATGACCCTGCGAACGCAGGGCTGACACGACCGAGGCGCGAATGACCTCGGAGTCCTCAACAATCAATACCTTGCTCACATTGCCATTCTGCACTTTCGTACAGCTTTGTGCGAGCCATTCACCGCGCTTTCGGCCCGCCGCCCAAACAACGGACATCACAGGCGTTCACTCGGACATCCCTGACCAGCAGGCAGATAAGGCCCAAACCAGTGCCTCGGACTCCGTCGCGCGGTGGAGGCGCCGAGGCACCCGAGCTGCATAGGGTCGAGGGGTGAGTGTCATGGAATGGTTCGGCGCCGACGAAGCGTGGGAGAGGCCCACCCCACCCGTCGGGCATTCCGACGTCCGCCTGGGCGTGGTGCTCCTCGCCATCAGTGCCCTGCTGCTGGAACTGAGCCGTTCCTTCGGTGACTTCAGCCAGGCCGCCGCCCCGTGGCAGCAGTACCTGTCGCTGGCCAGCATCTGCGCCGCCCTGGTGTGGCGACGTCGCTTCCCACTGCCGGTCTTCGGCCTCGCGGTGGCGCACTTCTTCGTCGTGTGCACCTGGGTGGGCGAGGTGGGCTACACCATGCCCTACCAACTGATCTTCTTCTTCGCGATCTACTCCACGGTGGCCTGGGCGCGCGACCGTCGCACCACCGTCATCGCGCTGGCCACGCTGGCGGTGGGCTTCGGGCTGTGGGTCGCATGGGACTTCGCCATGGGCCAGTCGGTGGAGAGCTTCCGACGCAACACCTCCGACTACACGCCGCACGGGCTCTTCCCGATGATCCCTGCCTGGGTGGTCTACACCGCCGTGATCAATGTGTGTTACATCGGTGGGGCGATGGCGATGGGACAGGCAGCCTGGCGGCAGGCCCGGGACCGGGCCCGGCTGGCGGAACAGGCCGAGACCATCGCCGGGCAGTCAGCCGAGCTGCGGGACCAGGCCGTCGTCGACGAGCGGCTGCGGATCGCCCGGGAACTGCACGACGTCGTCGCCCACCACGTCTCCGTGATGGGCATCCAGGCCGCTGGGGCGCGGCGACTCCTCGTGCACAAGCCCGAGCAGGCCGCCACGGCGCTGGAGCAGGTGGAGCAGTCCTCGCGGCAGGCCGTCACGCAGATGCGCAGCCTGCTGGGTGCGCTGCGGGGGACGGATGAGACCGAGGAGACCGGCCGTGAGCCGCAGCCGACACTGTCTGCCCTTCCCGGCCTGTTCGAGGACTGTCGACGCTCCGGGCTGCAGGTCGAGCACGACCTGGTGGAGGGTCTCCCCGGCACCGCCGAGGCCTTGCCGCTGCCGGTGCAGCTCTCGCTCTTCCGTACCGTGCAGGAGTCACTGACCAATGTGCAGCGTCACTCCACGGCCAGCCGGGCCTCGGTGACCGTACGCGTGCACAACCACGGAGGCGACGGCTGGGCGGAGGCCGAGGTGCTCGACGAGGGTCGTCCCCGCAGTGGTACGTCGGGCAGCGGTCTGGGACTGTTGGGGATGCGGGAGCGCATCACCTCGCACGGCGGTGTCCTGGAGGTGGGTCCCCGGGTGACCGGCGGCTACCGGGTGCGCGTCCGCCTGCCCCTCGACGGGGCGACCATCACGAGGGGAGAGAGCCGATGATCCGTGTCCTGCTGGCCGATGACCAGGCGCTGGTGCGCAGTGGCTTCCAGATGATCCTCGACGTCGAGGACGACATCGAGGTGGTGGCGATGGCCTCGCACGGTGGCGAGGCACTGGACCTGGCCCGCAGCTTGAGGCCCGACGTGATCCTGATGGATGTGCAGATGCCCGTGATGGACGGGATTGCCGCCACCCGCCAGGTGGTGGCCGAGGACTTGTCGCGAGTGGTGATCCTGACCACATTCGACCGCGACGACTACCTCTTCGACGCCTTGGAGGCGGGGGCTGCGGGCTTCCTGCTGAAGAATGCCGAACCGGAAAGGCTCGTCGAGGCCATCCGTGTGGTGGCCCACGGTCAGGGCCTGCTGGCGCCAGATGTCACCACCCGTGTCATCCGGCGGATGACCGCTGCCCGCCCGGAGGCCGCCGTCCGCACCGCCCCGGGCCTCCCCCACGGGGTGGAGCTCACCGCCCGCGAGACCGAGGTGCTGAAGCTGGTGGCAGATGGGATGAGCAACCAGGAGATCGCCCGGCAACTGTTCGTCGGGGAGGCCACCGTGAAGACCCACGTCTCCAATCTGCTGGCCAAGCTGGGGCTGAGGGACCGGGTGCAGGCCGTCGTCTGGGCCCACCGAACCGGCCTGGTCGACTGATCCGGCCTGGTCTCGAGCGCTCCCTCCACCTTCGGACGGAGGGGGACCAATCCTCCTCCTGAAGGATCCGCGGACACCCGTCGCGCTGAAAGGCTGTTCTCATCGGACAGACCAACCAGGAG from the Luteococcus japonicus genome contains:
- a CDS encoding response regulator, encoding MRVLLADDQALVRSGFQMILDVEDDIEVVAMASHGGEALDLARSLRPDVILMDVQMPVMDGIAATRQVVAEDLSRVVILTTFDRDDYLFDALEAGAAGFLLKNAEPERLVEAIRVVAHGQGLLAPDVTTRVIRRMTAARPEAAVRTAPGLPHGVELTARETEVLKLVADGMSNQEIARQLFVGEATVKTHVSNLLAKLGLRDRVQAVVWAHRTGLVD
- a CDS encoding response regulator transcription factor, with amino-acid sequence MQNGNVSKVLIVEDSEVIRASVVSALRSQGHLAQALPDGTDLERAITSSQPDLVILDVMLPGGRDGFELLGVVRKLSRAGVLMLTARDEMTDRIRGLSQGADDYLAKPFAMVELMARIEAILRRTGAMGSSVTIGDLTVADDAAIVSRNGTTIDLTETERRLLSQLAKHPERVVSKTQLLTAVWGYDGYDENIVEVHISSLRRRLEAHGPRVIHTVRGRGYRLGTT
- a CDS encoding ferritin-like domain-containing protein — protein: MAANRRTPVPRRWIPDGWSPGLLLGHLGAHGVHVQAPDLLDELVQYGGRERAGLPEDRAAVAEGHQGGDGLAQPAQKADAELASAPTFSREEERMARDLYAALAKKYDDALPFSRITLSEQRHFDAVGTLMTRYGVADPSAGKAAGKYADEDIQKLYAGWLAQGSKSLEDAHQGGIDLEKRDIADLQRELKAVKQSNVKLVLERLLAGSENHLRAFTAAKDGTLGQMGGRQGRRGGQDMGRSGQAGQRGGKGMGMRAGGGQGLSSRRRSGTAIRTPAAAATWTAPMTGL
- a CDS encoding sensor histidine kinase, with the protein product MEWFGADEAWERPTPPVGHSDVRLGVVLLAISALLLELSRSFGDFSQAAAPWQQYLSLASICAALVWRRRFPLPVFGLAVAHFFVVCTWVGEVGYTMPYQLIFFFAIYSTVAWARDRRTTVIALATLAVGFGLWVAWDFAMGQSVESFRRNTSDYTPHGLFPMIPAWVVYTAVINVCYIGGAMAMGQAAWRQARDRARLAEQAETIAGQSAELRDQAVVDERLRIARELHDVVAHHVSVMGIQAAGARRLLVHKPEQAATALEQVEQSSRQAVTQMRSLLGALRGTDETEETGREPQPTLSALPGLFEDCRRSGLQVEHDLVEGLPGTAEALPLPVQLSLFRTVQESLTNVQRHSTASRASVTVRVHNHGGDGWAEAEVLDEGRPRSGTSGSGLGLLGMRERITSHGGVLEVGPRVTGGYRVRVRLPLDGATITRGESR
- a CDS encoding type 1 glutamine amidotransferase domain-containing protein gives rise to the protein MKKVLLVLTSADEIAGNPTGYTLSEAAHPWKVFRDAGHVVDFASIKGGTPPVDPNSRRDEITELFEEDEAVKAGLHNTAKVEFVEADQYDAIYLVGGHGTMVDFRGNEHLGRLVKAVADAGAVVSAVCHGPAGLLDVELANGLRLVEGRKVSAFTDSEEERLGRTDVMPFLLSSELEAQGANLVQAEDWEECVSVDDLLVTGQNPASAAGVAKEVVKILTTLVREEKAEEKAASEELRAEKDAEKADDAEE
- a CDS encoding HAMP domain-containing sensor histidine kinase; its protein translation is MIGRRSIRSRVLAAMFVVLVLTMLGVGVVTDAVFMNRQISDMETRLSEASARAQTLAKGQIEPGELAQQVQRGNMHVSVKMPDGTIIGSVAPQERIRYVREVLDTSRNLHGAEVTVWESTDSVVNARRSLDTSLLLVGLLGIVGASLLTVVITDVALKPLEVMADRANRITEGERGIRMAAPSETTELGRTAAAIDEMLDELEGAEIRARAAEAQARASAEQMQVFLSDAAHELKTPMAGIQAAAESLIQLPEDADEEREQLAFLLGREASRGGHLVNSLLEAARVDAGPKLNLELLDLGDLALAEQRRLALVHPRLEVMVQGENLLVMADRQGITSVLRNLVDNAGRVSAPEGWILMALSTRRDQNLVEMAVLRVIDSGQGIPAEDQERVFDRLVRLSSTATTTKGSGLGLPIARGYARAHGGDVVYVDQPDTEVVDEAGRARRIGACFEVTLPLARKTAAVCSVHQSATV
- a CDS encoding fumarate hydratase, whose translation is MAEFAYEDMLPLGKDETPYRLLTTEGVKEVEGPGGRKFLEVAPEALTLLAETAMHDIAHYLRPAHLGQLKKIMDDPEASPNDKFVALDLLKNANIAAGGVLPMCQDTGTAIVSGHRGQHVLTEGPDEKALALGVYNAYTKLNLRYSQNAPITMWEEKNTGSNLPAQIDIEAATGHDVDEYQFLFMAKGGGSANKSYLYQETKAILNPDSMMKFLEEKIRSLGTAACPPYHLAIVIGGTSAEWALRTAKYASAKYLDTLPEHGDITGHGFRDHELEENVLELTRKLGIGAQFGGKYFCHDVRVVRLPRHGASLPVAIAVSCSADRQCKAKITKDGVFIEQLEFEPAQYLPDHVDAELDAESDGISGTGKGAAVKVDLNKPMSEILAELSKHPVKTRLSLTGTLVVARDIAHAKIRERLEAGEEMPQYMKDHPVYYAGPAKTPEGMASGSFGPTTAGRMDSYVDQFQAAGGSMVMLAKGNRSQQVTDACAKHGGFYLGSIGGPAARLAQDCIKKVEVLEYPELGMEAVWRIEVEDFPAFIVVDDKGNDFFAEVNKPLVMSISTRPDIDSAGDTEGKK